From one Candidatus Woesearchaeota archaeon genomic stretch:
- a CDS encoding NFYB/HAP3 family transcription factor subunit — protein sequence MAKRTAIIPRAAVARILIKNGAGRVGEDAIDAFREVLEDTAKDIAERSVQVSKHAGRKTIHEEDIKLAVK from the coding sequence ATGGCAAAAAGAACCGCAATAATCCCAAGAGCGGCAGTTGCTCGGATCTTGATCAAGAACGGAGCTGGCCGCGTAGGAGAAGACGCTATCGACGCATTCAGGGAAGTTCTCGAAGATACTGCGAAGGATATTGCAGAAAGATCAGTGCAGGTTTCAAAGCACGCCGGCAGAAAAACAATACATGAAGAAGATATAAAGCTGGCGGTTAAGTAA
- a CDS encoding peptidyl-prolyl cis-trans isomerase, giving the protein MKERKLRVKKNRLFIILGIIALIIIIIIAVSINKTKKQVIATVNGEQIYLEDIDKEYNNIILNYPYATKEMVLNLSINEKLLLQAATQESISVSNREVDDLISSMLSKSGISMDILIANLVQNNMTISDLQNQYKKQITIQRLIDNKIMPFVNATEEEAESYYNSNKNRYKTEESFTIQRLLITKEDMAPEEASKKANEIGAKIFSHNTTDISNFDEFIANFSDDATGGIYVIKRGMLDEAFEKVVFNLLTGEITRYPVPTPDGYNFVKLLNKTIERIPPYVEIKENVKNDLKEMRLNNEFAAYLAKLRSEAKITINYGLLSSS; this is encoded by the coding sequence ATGAAAGAAAGAAAATTGAGGGTGAAGAAGAACAGGCTGTTTATTATATTGGGGATTATTGCTCTGATAATCATCATAATAATTGCTGTTTCTATTAACAAGACAAAAAAGCAGGTCATTGCAACTGTGAATGGCGAGCAAATTTACTTAGAAGATATAGACAAAGAATATAATAACATAATCTTGAATTACCCTTATGCCACAAAAGAAATGGTTCTTAACTTGTCAATAAATGAGAAATTGTTGCTTCAGGCTGCTACCCAGGAAAGCATATCTGTTTCAAATAGGGAGGTTGATGATTTAATCTCCTCAATGCTGTCAAAAAGCGGCATCAGCATGGACATATTAATAGCCAACCTGGTCCAAAACAACATGACAATTAGTGACCTGCAAAACCAGTACAAAAAGCAGATAACTATACAGAGGCTTATAGATAATAAAATAATGCCTTTCGTAAATGCAACTGAAGAGGAAGCTGAGAGCTATTATAACAGCAACAAGAATCGATACAAGACTGAAGAAAGCTTCACAATCCAGCGGTTATTGATTACAAAAGAAGATATGGCTCCTGAAGAAGCATCTAAAAAAGCCAATGAAATAGGAGCAAAGATATTTTCGCACAATACAACAGATATAAGCAACTTTGATGAATTCATAGCTAATTTTTCAGATGATGCTACAGGCGGAATTTATGTAATCAAAAGAGGAATGCTGGATGAGGCTTTTGAAAAAGTTGTTTTCAATCTTCTTACAGGCGAGATCACAAGATACCCTGTGCCGACTCCAGACGGATATAATTTTGTAAAGCTGCTCAACAAAACAATAGAAAGAATTCCTCCTTATGTGGAAATAAAAGAGAATGTTAAGAATGATCTAAAAGAGATGAGGCTGAATAATGAGTTTGCAGCTTATCTGGCAAAACTAAGAAGCGAGGCTAAGATAACAATCAATTATGGCTTATTGAGTAGTTCTTGA